From one Acidibrevibacterium fodinaquatile genomic stretch:
- the urtB gene encoding urea ABC transporter permease subunit UrtB, giving the protein MRFAILLLGLVVLPALARAGEPADAFAAFSSGDYDAMAQAVGVLATSADPHATAVIAALRDGRLFATEAGDLLIRNPDGTFTNAQTGAPVSADEDDLKKIRMNNAVRRAVDTAEGGMQLFAADPSQRRAAAQALFTSHDPATLPALSRALAKEPDPSVRVAMAQAQAAALLMSADAPEAAKLQAVAVIRARGDLEASALLASIPSPTPAVAAAAHNGVIAIQRVLQLWDVLESVFYGLSLGSVLLLAAIGLAITFGVMGVINMAHGEMVMIGAYVTFVVQAVIRANMPSLFGASVVIAVPLAFLVAGAIGIAIERTLIRFLYGRPLETLLATWGLSLVLQQAVRSLFGPTNREVGTPSWMSGAVPLGGLTITLNRLTIIIFAFAVFTALMALLRYTSLGLKMRAVTQNRAMAAAMGIRTPWIDALTFGLGSGVAGMAGVALTQIDNVSPNLGQGYIIDSFMVVVFGGVGNLWGTALGALLLGIVNKFLEPFAGAVLGKIAVLVLVILFIQRRPRGLFPLKGRAAEA; this is encoded by the coding sequence ATGCGTTTCGCCATTCTGCTGCTTGGCCTCGTTGTCCTGCCTGCGCTTGCGCGGGCAGGAGAGCCGGCCGACGCCTTCGCCGCATTCTCCTCTGGCGATTACGACGCCATGGCGCAAGCGGTCGGTGTGCTCGCGACCTCCGCCGACCCTCACGCCACCGCGGTGATCGCCGCTTTGCGTGACGGTCGGCTTTTCGCAACCGAAGCGGGTGACCTTCTGATCCGCAACCCGGATGGCACCTTCACCAATGCGCAAACCGGGGCGCCGGTCAGCGCCGATGAGGATGATCTCAAGAAAATCCGCATGAACAATGCCGTTCGCCGCGCCGTCGACACCGCGGAGGGCGGGATGCAGCTTTTCGCCGCCGATCCTTCGCAGCGACGCGCGGCGGCGCAAGCCCTATTCACATCACACGATCCGGCGACATTGCCGGCCTTATCGCGTGCTTTGGCGAAAGAGCCCGATCCTTCCGTGCGGGTTGCGATGGCGCAAGCGCAGGCGGCGGCGCTCTTGATGAGTGCTGACGCACCGGAGGCAGCGAAGCTGCAGGCGGTTGCCGTCATTCGCGCGCGTGGCGATCTCGAGGCGAGCGCGCTGCTCGCTTCGATCCCGAGCCCGACGCCGGCGGTTGCCGCCGCCGCGCATAACGGCGTCATCGCCATTCAGCGTGTCCTGCAATTATGGGATGTGTTGGAGAGCGTGTTTTACGGCCTCAGTCTCGGCTCGGTCTTGCTGCTCGCGGCGATTGGCCTTGCGATCACCTTTGGCGTCATGGGCGTGATCAACATGGCGCATGGCGAAATGGTGATGATCGGCGCTTATGTGACCTTCGTCGTCCAAGCCGTCATCCGCGCCAACATGCCAAGCCTTTTTGGTGCGAGCGTAGTGATCGCGGTGCCGCTCGCCTTCCTCGTCGCGGGCGCCATCGGCATTGCGATCGAGCGTACGCTGATCCGGTTTCTCTATGGCCGGCCTTTGGAGACTTTGCTCGCGACCTGGGGCTTGAGTCTCGTTCTCCAGCAAGCGGTGCGCTCCTTGTTCGGCCCGACCAACCGCGAAGTCGGAACCCCTTCCTGGATGAGTGGGGCGGTGCCGCTCGGTGGGCTTACCATCACCCTCAATCGCCTGACGATCATCATTTTTGCTTTCGCCGTGTTCACCGCATTGATGGCGCTGCTGCGCTATACCTCGCTCGGCCTCAAGATGCGCGCGGTGACACAGAACCGGGCGATGGCCGCGGCGATGGGCATTCGCACGCCATGGATCGACGCGCTCACCTTCGGGCTTGGCTCTGGCGTTGCCGGCATGGCCGGGGTGGCCTTGACCCAGATCGACAATGTCAGCCCCAATCTCGGCCAGGGTTACATCATCGACAGTTTCATGGTGGTGGTGTTCGGCGGCGTCGGCAATCTCTGGGGAACTGCTCTCGGTGCCTTGCTGCTTGGTATCGTCAACAAGTTTCTTGAGCCTTTCGCCGGCGCCGTGCTCGGCAAGATCGCCGTTCTGGTGCTCGTCATCCTCTTCATTCAAAGGCGTCCGCGCGGCTTGTTCCCCCTCAAGGGCCGGGCGGCGGAAGCATGA